In Streptomyces thermolilacinus SPC6, a single genomic region encodes these proteins:
- a CDS encoding Crp/Fnr family transcriptional regulator: MDDVLRRAPLFAALDDEQAAELRASMSEVTLARGDALFHEGDPGDRLYVVTEGKVKLHRTSPDGRENMLAVLGPGELIGELSLFDPGPRTATATALTEVKLLGLGHGDLQPWLNARPEVASALLRAVARRLRKTNDQMSDLVFSDVPGRVARALLDLSRRFGVQSEEGIHVVHDLTQEELAQLVGASRETVNKALADFAGRGWLRLEARAVILLDVERLAKRSR; the protein is encoded by the coding sequence GTGGACGACGTTCTGCGGCGCGCCCCGCTCTTCGCGGCGCTCGATGACGAGCAGGCCGCGGAGCTCCGCGCCTCGATGAGTGAGGTGACGCTCGCCCGCGGCGACGCGCTCTTCCACGAAGGCGACCCGGGCGACCGGCTCTACGTGGTCACCGAAGGCAAGGTCAAGCTCCACCGCACGTCCCCCGACGGCCGCGAGAACATGCTCGCCGTCCTCGGCCCGGGCGAGCTGATCGGCGAGCTGTCCCTGTTCGACCCGGGTCCGCGTACGGCCACGGCGACCGCGCTGACCGAGGTGAAGCTGCTCGGCCTGGGCCACGGCGACCTCCAGCCCTGGCTGAACGCCCGCCCCGAGGTGGCGTCGGCCCTGCTGCGCGCCGTCGCCCGCCGCCTGCGCAAGACCAACGACCAGATGTCCGACCTGGTCTTCTCCGACGTGCCGGGCCGTGTCGCCCGGGCGCTCCTCGACCTGTCGCGCCGCTTCGGCGTCCAGTCGGAGGAGGGCATCCACGTGGTGCACGACCTCACCCAGGAGGAGCTGGCCCAGCTCGTCGGCGCGTCCCGCGAGACCGTCAACAAGGCGCTGGCCGACTTCGCGGGCCGCGGCTGGCTGCGCCTGGAGGCGCGCGCCGTGATCCTGCTGGACGTCGAGCGCCTGGCGAAGCGCTCCCGCTGA